The Fervidicoccaceae archaeon genome contains the following window.
CTTCTCGAGAGAGCCGGAGTCCCCTGCGGCCCCGTCAAGAAAATCAGCGAGGTGCTCAGCGACCCGCAGGTCCTCCACAGGGGCATGGTGACCAAGATGAGGCACCCCGTCTACGGCGAGGTGCCGGCTCTCGGCGTACCCCTAAAGTCTTCGGTTACTGGCTTCGAGATCAGGCGGGCTCCGCCTCTTAAGGGCGAGCACACGCGCGAGGTCCTGAGGGAAGTCGGCTTCACTGACGAGGAGATAGAGAGCCTCATAGCTATGGGAGTGGTCGAGACCGAGCGCTCGGAAAAAAATCCATAGATTTTTAAACATTCTGATGAAACAATTATTGCATCCTCCTCGGTGAGAACGCGGATGGCCGCGGTTTACAGCGACAAGAAACCGGTGGTCCTACACGCCAGCACCTCGCTGCTCCAAGCCGTCAGGAGCATGATAAGGAGAAAGCGCTATCACGTCGTCCTCGTTGACGAGGCGGGGTCGCCGTGGGGGGTGCTCAGCGCGCGCGACGCGGCCAGAGCTGTCTTCGTGATCGGGGAGGAGGGCATAGAGGTCGCCGAGGCCGGGAGCCTCGGTAGAATACTTCAGAACCCATCGTACCTCTACGCCTCTCGTCCGGCCGTGACCGCTCCCGAGAGCGTCTCGCTCGAGGAGGCCCTGAGCGTCATGGTCAGCAGAGGATTGGGGTGTCTCCCTCTAGTCGACGAAAACGGGAGGCTAACGGGAGTCCTCGACGAGAGGTTCCTCGTCAGAGCGTTCCCGGAGTACTCCACTCAAGCCACGTGCGATGCGGCTACGTGGAACCCTGTAGTGGTAGAGCCAGACGAGGATGTAGCCGCGTCGGTCGGATACATGCTATCGATGGGGGTGAGGAGGCTCGTAGTACCCGCGCCGGGCGGAGGCCACAAGCTCGTCTCACTATCTCAAGTCCTCGATTACGTGTCGCGCGACGAGATCTTGAGGAGGCTGATGAGAGGCGAGAGATCGCCGCTCGAGAAACCGGTCATAACCTTAGCCGAGACGCCGTGGGAGGCCGACTGCGGTCACACGTTGAAAGAGGTAGCCTCCATGATATCGGCCGACCCGATGGGAGCGGTACTGGTCTACGACCGAGAGCTCGGAAAGGGGCCCGGCATCATAACCGAGCGCGATGTACTTAGAGCCTTGGCTCGAGAGTTGAGATCAGCTTAGCTCTCAACGGAGACCACTCGAATTCCACGAGAAGCAGCATGGAAGGCATTATTGAGAGGAAAAAATAATAACTTCTCTTATCCCCCCCGCTCCAGCAGGTGTGAGCTTGGAGCGCGTGTTGAGGAACTCATCTTACCTTAACGCCATGTCGACAACTTCTACTAGGACCAGGGTGAGGGACGTCAATCCGCAGAGCGGCCTCTGTCCGATATGCGTGAGCGATTGTGCATTCGTGTGCTCGATCTCGCTCGCGGCTTTCAGAGCCAATGAGGCTCTATACCCGGACACGAAATACTTCGGGGAGAGCACAGCATCTTCTCTGAAGGATTACGGAATCGATTGGAGCCACATAAACATCCTGCCGAGGCTGCGGGGAGCCGAGGGGGTGGAAGAGGATCCGGACGTCGCCGTCTTCCCCAATGCCGACGTGTCCAGTAGGGTGGGGAAGCTCAAGCTAAAGTTCCCATTACTCATGGGAGCTTACGGATCGACGGATGTGGCCAGGAAGTACTGGGACGGCCTGGCCTCGGGGGCCGCTCTCTCGGGCTGCGCTATAGTCATAGGCGAGAACGTGTGCGGCGTCGACCCCGAAGCTCTCTTCGAGAGAGGCAAAGTGGTCAGGTCGCCCGAGATGGAGAGGAGGGTGAGAATCTACAGAGACCACTGGGATGGCTCGCACGGAGGCATCGTCGTCCAAATAAACGTGGAGGACACGAGGTTCGGCGTGCACGAGTACGCCGCCTCGAAGCTCGAGGTCGACGTCGTCGAGATCAAGTGGGGACAGGGGGCTAAGGCCATCGGCGGCGAGATCAGAGTTAGAGACCTACAGAGAGCCATCGAGTTGAAGAGGAGAGGCTACATCGTTTTGCCCGATCCCGAGGACCCCATTGCTCAAGAGGCCTTCAGGCTAGGTCTCATCGACGGTTTCGAGAGGCACAGCAGAGTCGGCATGCCGACCGAGAAGTCGACCGAGGAGCTCGTCGATTTCATCCGGGGACTCGGCGTGAAGAACGTCACCATAAAAACCGGGGCCTACAGGCCGGCCGATGTGGCTTGGCAAATGAAGGTGGCCAGCGAGCTCAAGGTAGACTACATCACGTTCGATGGCGCCGGCGGCGGGACGGGAATGTCACCGGTTCCCATGATGAATGAGATGGGTGTGCCCACGGTTTACTTAGAGGCACTCGTGCTCAGAGCTGCCACCACATTGAAAAAGAGAGGAAAGCACGTGCCGGACATAGTCATGGCGGGAGGCTTCATCGATGAGACCCAGATCTTCAAGGCCATAGCCATGAGCAACTTCGGCGACGGACCCTTCGTCAAGGCAGTCACGATGGCCAGAGCTCCTTTGACCGCCGTCATGAAGTCGGAGTACTTCGTCAGACTCGCCGTAGAAGGCAAGCTTCCCTCGGGCTTCAAGGAGAAGTACGGGGAGAGACCAGAGAAGTTCTTCTCGCTGTACGAGCACGTGAGGAGGACCTACGCCAGAACGCCGGGAGTAGACATACCGTGGGGGGGACTGGGCCTCTATAGCTATGTACAGAAGATGGCGACGGGACTGAAGCAGCTTCTCGCCGGCGCGAGGAAGTTCAAGCTGGAGCTAATAAACAGAGACGACTTGGCAGCTCTCGACCCTCTGGCGAGCGAGGTAACGGGGCTTCCGATGCTCCACGAAGTAGACAAGGAGGACTTCGAGCGAATTCTTCTCTCTTGACTTTTTAAATAAATTTTTAAATAAATTCGCATATCTCTTCGTATCAGCTGCTTCATTGAATCTTCGGGTCGCGATGGCACATCTCGGCGAGGGGGCAACTCGCGCAGGCTCCTCGAGAGCAGTACGCGTCTACATGCACGAACGCTATGGTCTGCACCCAGCCAGCGGCGTCCCCGAACAGCTCCTCGAAGGCGGCCCCCCCGCAATTCGACCGAGCCGGACAGCTAGAGCAGGTGTTCGCGAGGCAGAGAGCTTTATTGGGCCTCATCTTCCAGCGCTTGATCCCCAGATAACTCGCGAGCCTCTCGGCATTAA
Protein-coding sequences here:
- a CDS encoding CBS domain-containing protein, which produces MAAVYSDKKPVVLHASTSLLQAVRSMIRRKRYHVVLVDEAGSPWGVLSARDAARAVFVIGEEGIEVAEAGSLGRILQNPSYLYASRPAVTAPESVSLEEALSVMVSRGLGCLPLVDENGRLTGVLDERFLVRAFPEYSTQATCDAATWNPVVVEPDEDVAASVGYMLSMGVRRLVVPAPGGGHKLVSLSQVLDYVSRDEILRRLMRGERSPLEKPVITLAETPWEADCGHTLKEVASMISADPMGAVLVYDRELGKGPGIITERDVLRALARELRSA
- a CDS encoding glutamate synthase-related protein; amino-acid sequence: MSLERVLRNSSYLNAMSTTSTRTRVRDVNPQSGLCPICVSDCAFVCSISLAAFRANEALYPDTKYFGESTASSLKDYGIDWSHINILPRLRGAEGVEEDPDVAVFPNADVSSRVGKLKLKFPLLMGAYGSTDVARKYWDGLASGAALSGCAIVIGENVCGVDPEALFERGKVVRSPEMERRVRIYRDHWDGSHGGIVVQINVEDTRFGVHEYAASKLEVDVVEIKWGQGAKAIGGEIRVRDLQRAIELKRRGYIVLPDPEDPIAQEAFRLGLIDGFERHSRVGMPTEKSTEELVDFIRGLGVKNVTIKTGAYRPADVAWQMKVASELKVDYITFDGAGGGTGMSPVPMMNEMGVPTVYLEALVLRAATTLKKRGKHVPDIVMAGGFIDETQIFKAIAMSNFGDGPFVKAVTMARAPLTAVMKSEYFVRLAVEGKLPSGFKEKYGERPEKFFSLYEHVRRTYARTPGVDIPWGGLGLYSYVQKMATGLKQLLAGARKFKLELINRDDLAALDPLASEVTGLPMLHEVDKEDFERILLS